A single window of Macadamia integrifolia cultivar HAES 741 unplaced genomic scaffold, SCU_Mint_v3 scaffold3199, whole genome shotgun sequence DNA harbors:
- the LOC122067897 gene encoding E3 ubiquitin-protein ligase PUB23-like, producing MEKEKEIKPDPSMEIPKYFRCPISMEVMKDPVTISTGVTYERKNIEKWFFTYKKNTCPATNQIIDNFDLITPNNTLKRLILAWQQQKSHQSFNPLQPNSSIIISCKHEELISLFSTIHSTPFKVSLLKKLRSIIELGNETQIDFVQSGGIEVLSHIIVQTLSENFDHFITFRACEEALSILDQLVFSDDSVWLQIMVPKPECIKAMAMMLQRGSAEGRLHTVTIFRKMAKVVEYNFSWVVQDQSIDLLKSLLEFLSDEIHSKAFSYALDVLVHIIGSSKKNRLKAIEAGAVCVLIELLPDSNKPKCEKILLLIKLLCECAEGRLGLVEHGLGIAVLSKKILRVSDAATKLGVKILWLICSSHPSMRVLEEMLVLGSVKKLLALVHYINVGQSSIKNKALKIFKLHGSTWQQYPCFPSELKDCSKLINDSSSASSS from the coding sequence AtggaaaaggagaaggagatcaAACCAGATCCTTCAATGGAGATTCCTAAATATTTCAGGTGCCCCATTTCAATGGAAGTCATGAAGGACCCTGTTACCATCTCCACTGGTGTTACATATGAAAGGAAGAACATTGAGAAGTGGTTCTTCACTTACAAGAAGAATACTTGCCCTGCAACAAATCAGATCATAGACAACTTTGATCTCATCACCCCTAACAATACTCTCAAGCGCCTCATTCTCGCATGGCAGCAACAGAAATCTCATCAATCCTTCAATCCATTGCAGCCGAATTCGTCGATTATTATTTCTTGCAAGCACGAAGAATTAATCTCCTTGTTCTCCACCATCCATTCCACTCCATTCAAGGTAAGTTTGCTCAAGAAACTCCGATCAATTATCGAATTGGGTaatgaaacccaaattgatTTTGTTCAATCAGGAGGTATTGAAGTACTAAGTCACATAATTGTCCAAACTCTATCTGAAAATTTTGATCATTTCATCACATTTCGAGCTTGCGAAGAAGCTTTATCTATTTTAGATCAACTAGTCTTTTCCGATGACTCTGTATGGCTTCAGATCATGGTACCAAAGCCTGAATGTATCAAAGCCATGGCTATGATGCTTCAAAGAGGTTCCGCAGAGGGAAGGCTCCACACGGTTACCATATTCAGAAAGATGGCTAAAGTAGTTGAGTATAATTTCAGTTGGGTTGTACAAGATCAAAGTATTGATCTATTGAAATCTTTATTAGAATTCTTATCAGATGAGATACATAGTAAGGCCTTCTCATATGCATTGGATGTGTTGGTTCATATCATTGGATCGTCAAAAAAGAATAGGTTAAAGGCGATCGAAGCCGGTGCAGTTTGTGTTCTAATTGAGCTTCTACCAGACTCAAATAAACCTAAATGTGAGAAGATATTGTTGCTGATCAAATTGCTTTGTGAATGCGCTGAGGGAAGATTAGGGTTAGTAGAACATGGGTTAGGGATCGCGGTGTTGTCTAAGAAGATATTACGCGTTTCGGATGCTGCAACTAAGCTTGGGGTGAAGATCTTGTGGTTGATATGCAGTTCTCATCCATCGATGAGGGTGTTAGAGGAGATGTTGGTATTAGGATCAGTGAAGAAGTTGTTGGCTTTGGTACATTATATTAATGTTGGGCAGTCATCTATTAAGAATAAAGCACTAAAGATCTTCAAGTTACATGGAAGTACATGGCAGCAATATCCTTGTTTCCCTAGTGAATTGAAGGATTGTTCCAAATTAATCAATGATTCTTCTTCAGCTTCAAGTTcatga